The window TGAGACCAAGGATGTCAGCGGAACGGGCGAAGGGCGACATACCACTGTCAGGAGGGAGCTCATCCTTCTTGAAAATGGCGCGATGGTCATCGACAACCCCGGTATGCGGGAGTTCGGTCTATTGGGGGCGGAAGGCGGAATCGAAGCCAGTTACGCTGACATCCTGACGCTGGCGACGCAGTGCCACTTCCGGGATTGCACCCATAGCAACGAACGAGGCTGCGCGGTGCAGGCTGCATTGGAGCGCGGGAGAATCAGCGCCGACCACTACGAGAACTTTGTCAAGTTAAGGCGAGAGTCTGAACATTACCAACAGTCGTATGCCGAGAAGCGAAAAAAGGACAAGGACTTCGGTCGCTTCATTAAATCAGTCAAGAAAGAGCTTAAAGACAGGTAGTGCCCCGAACGCCCGCAAAAGGAGAAGGCAAAATGCCCTACGTCAATATCAAGATCACCCGCGAAGGTGCAACCACAGAACAGAAAGCCGCCCTGATTAAAGGGGCGACCCAACTCCTGGTCGATGTGCTCGGAAAGAATCCGGCGACAACGGTTGTGGTGATCGATGAGGTCGATACCGACAACTGGGGGATCGGCGGCGAGTCCGTCACTGTACGCCGCCAGGCGATGAGATAGGAGCCTGCACACGGATTTAACGGATGCGACTGCTGGAATAATGCCGTCGCCGAGTGTTTTTCCACACCCTCAAAACTGAACTGGTTCATCACTGCAATTTTCAGACTCGCGAGGACGCCAGGGCTGCAATATTCGAGTACATCGAAGTTTTTTACAATCGTCACCGGCTCCATTCTGCTTACGGCTATGACGCTCCGTTTGTCTTTGAAGCCATGAAGGAAGCTGCTTAATCTTGTGTCCGAAAAACTGTTGACACTTCAACCGGCGATCTTTGGGACAGAACGACAACAGGGGCACTGAGGGGGGGGCTGAAGAGGTTCGTAGAACTTTATACATTATCGGCTGAAGTGCCCTTAATTCAGAACGAAATACCTTTCGGCAAAAACTGGTCTGTCAGGACACGTGCTTCCTTATCCCAATCTTGATCCGTAGTAAAAAATGGCAGCAGCCATGATGGCTGGATTCCCAGGGGCCGCAACTTTTCTTCAAGAATTTTGGAATTTTCTTTTACTTCCCAAAGGGAAGGAAGGTCACTCTGCTTGGCGATTATAATTCTAACATTTTGAAAGAGCTTCTTTAAATTGTAAAAATCACCATAGACTGACTCGTATGTTACCGATTCGTTATCGTAGCGATCGTTAAAATGAGAAAAGGTATTTGCGGCAAGGACTCCATCCGGCATCAGAATACTTTTTACTTCTTGCAGGAATTGCTGAGTCAGCATGTGTCCCGGAACGTATTTATCATCAAATGCGTCCAACATGATTAAATCATATTTAGCTCCATTTTTGATTGCACGTTTCACAAATACCCGGCCATCTTCTTCCGCAACCAGAACCTTTGCAGTGGGCTGAAAATTGAAGTATTTTTTGGCAACACGCACCATCGCCGGATCCAGTTCAACAACATGTATCTCCGATTCAGGCAATATCCTCATGAGTGCTGTCGGCAAAGTGCCTCCTCCGAGGCCGACAATCAATATTTTTCGGGGATTCGGGCGGAGATACAACGCACCCATCATCATCTTGTTACAATCGAACAGGAAAGAAGCAGGGTCATTAAGAGATATGCATGATTGCTCAATGTTATTCTGCCTGCTGAACCGCAAACACCTCGTACCAAAGCTATCGGAAACAATGATATTGCGATATATGGATCGCTCAATGTGAATAATTTTAGCTGTTGCATTGACTGTTGTTCCACAGAAAATCACCCAGAGGGATGTAATAATAATCATACAAAATCTAATCACATTCATCACCTTCCGGAGCAACCAAGCTTCGCATTTACCAAGTGGAATTGGCTTTTTTCTGCGGATTATAATAACTTTTTTTTCAAAATCAATTTTGAACACACGAGCGAGTAAACAACAGTGAGAACAATCCCAGCATCATGGATATGCTAATTAAAATCCATACTATCTGATTTGTCTCAAGATAGAGCACGAGATAAAAAGCGGTCATGAGCGCTCCAGTCGCACTTCCCAATGTTGAAACAAAATACAAAAGGCCCGCATAGCGGCCGCTGAATCTGCACTCATTGACCAGCAGGCGAACAGCATAGGGAGAGATTATTCCCGTGATAACTGTCGGCAAAAAAAAGAGGGTTGTCGCTGAGGCCAGAGAACCGTATCTCGGGTCCTGAACAACGGAAAATATTGCATCTAACGCATAGGGATCCAACAGAACAATTGGTGTCGTCAACACAGCAGCTGCCAGCAAAATAAATGAAAGTTTTTGTATTGATGGCTGGTTTACGGATAGACGCCCACCTATCAGATAACCGATTGCCAGAGCCAGCATGAAAATTGTGATTATAGCGCCCCAAACATGGATACTGCCGCCAAAGTATGGAGCAAGAATTCGCCCGCTTAATATTTCAACGGACATTAAAAAAAAACCTGACCAGCCCGTAATCAGAAAAACAATGATTCGATCCAACGTTTCTCCCTTTTCTATTTTATTGGATATTGAAAATAGATTCTCTTCTTCTCTTTTAAGGTGGTCCGAGGTGGGAATATTTCCGCAGCAGGCATAGGCAGGGTTCACAACACCGGCCATATTTTTCAATGACCCGCCAGACTCCTTCTCCATCCTCAAACTCAGAATGAAATGTGTTAAGCAATCGACTTTTACATTAATTATTTTCTTATTGTCAAATGCATTATCATTATTTCATATCACTTGTGTCCGGAATAATTGAAACAAATAGATACAAAACCGGGATGCGCCACCGCCTCACCCCTAACAAAAGCTTCCCGCCCCCCCGCTCTGGACACATGCTGACTTCATAGGTTATAGTTCCTCCCGCCCCAAATCAGCTCGACTGCGCGGCCACAACCAACGACTCCAACCTTCGGAAGCTCCCATGAATATCGAACAGATGAAGACCGTTCTGCGCGAAATCCTCACCAAGACCGACCTCACCCCCTGCGTTGTCGGTCATCGCGGCGTCGGCAAGAGTGCCGGCATCCTCCAGGTCTGCCGTGACATCGACCGCCACTACACCTCGTTGCGTCTCGGCCAGATGGAGGTCGGTGATCTGGTCGGCATCCCCTACCGCGAAGGGGAGATCATGCACTGGTCGCGCCCCTCGTGGTGGCCGAACGATGCAGCGCCGGCAACGATCATCCACTGCGACGAACTCAATCGCGCCCAGCAGGAAGACACCCTGCAGGCGATCTTCCAGTTCGTCGAGCCGCCGGCCGAGGGACGACAGCGTGGCCTGCACACCCATCGCCTTCACCCCAAACACAAGGTCGTCGTCTCCATCAACCCGCCGGACGGCACCTATCAAGTGGCGACCCTCGACCGCGCCCTGGTCGATCGCATGGTCATCCTTTACGTCGAGACCGACTACCCCTGCTGGGCGCGCTACGCGACCAGCCGCAACCTCGATGCGGAAGTGCGCGCCTTCCTCGGCGCCAACCACCACCTGCTGGCACAACAGGGCGCCCCTCTCGATTTGCAGATCGAGCCCTCCGAACGCGCCTGGGAGATGGTCAGCATCCTCCGCCAGCACTGCCGCTTCCCGGTGGAGCTGGAGATGGAGGTCTATGCCGGGATCGTCGGCCGTGAAGCGGCGGTGATCTTTCTCCGCTGGTGCGCCGAACAGGAAGGGCGTCCCCTCACTGCCATCGACATTCTCGACCATTGGTTTGAGGTCGGCGAACGCGCCGCCGCCCAGCGCGACGATCGCCAGGCGGCGACGATTCATGACCTCATCGCCACCCTCACTGTGGCGGGGAACTTGAGCACACCACGTGAGGAGCATCTCGTTGCTTATCTGGCGATTCTGCCGCGCGATCTGCGCTTCGGTCTGATCAAGTCGCTGCTGCGCCTACCGCTGATCGCCACGGCCCTGGCGCAGGACAAGTACGACAGCGTCGTCCTCGAAGCGATGCGCACCATCAGCCGCGAAGCGTAACGAGGCTTCGATGCTGGCTGTGCAGAATGCCGTGGTACGACTCCTCAAATCCCGCCCCTTTTACGGGCATCTCCTCCTCGGCCTGCGCCGCCGCGTGGCAGCGAGCGGTCTCGGCATCACCATCAACAACGGCATCCCCACCCTGGTTGTTGATCCGGATGAATTCGCCACCTTCAC of the Deltaproteobacteria bacterium HGW-Deltaproteobacteria-4 genome contains:
- a CDS encoding tautomerase, producing MPYVNIKITREGATTEQKAALIKGATQLLVDVLGKNPATTVVVIDEVDTDNWGIGGESVTVRRQAMR
- a CDS encoding spermidine synthase, giving the protein MNVIRFCMIIITSLWVIFCGTTVNATAKIIHIERSIYRNIIVSDSFGTRCLRFSRQNNIEQSCISLNDPASFLFDCNKMMMGALYLRPNPRKILIVGLGGGTLPTALMRILPESEIHVVELDPAMVRVAKKYFNFQPTAKVLVAEEDGRVFVKRAIKNGAKYDLIMLDAFDDKYVPGHMLTQQFLQEVKSILMPDGVLAANTFSHFNDRYDNESVTYESVYGDFYNLKKLFQNVRIIIAKQSDLPSLWEVKENSKILEEKLRPLGIQPSWLLPFFTTDQDWDKEARVLTDQFLPKGISF
- a CDS encoding glycosyl transferase, whose protein sequence is MSVEILSGRILAPYFGGSIHVWGAIITIFMLALAIGYLIGGRLSVNQPSIQKLSFILLAAAVLTTPIVLLDPYALDAIFSVVQDPRYGSLASATTLFFLPTVITGIISPYAVRLLVNECRFSGRYAGLLYFVSTLGSATGALMTAFYLVLYLETNQIVWILISISMMLGLFSLLFTRSCVQN